A window from Flavobacterium gyeonganense encodes these proteins:
- the yaaA gene encoding peroxide stress protein YaaA: MKIVISPAKSLNFEKELPTSQYTEPSFLKEARIVHKIVKQKKPAELSELMSISEKLADLNWKRNQDWKTPFTPENARPAVYTFDGDVYTGLDAYTIPVDKLEELQDKLRILSGLYGLLKPLDLMQAYRLEMGTKMPVGESKNLHDFWKPTVTKALNKELKKDELFVNLASNEYFSAVDVKALKVPVITPDFKDYKDGKLKMISFFAKKARGMMVRYIIDTNAETIDDLKGFNYEGYQFDANLSKGNHLVFTR, from the coding sequence ATGAAAATTGTTATATCTCCGGCGAAATCTTTGAATTTCGAAAAAGAATTACCAACATCTCAATATACTGAGCCTTCATTTTTAAAAGAAGCGAGAATAGTTCATAAAATTGTAAAACAAAAAAAGCCAGCAGAATTATCAGAATTAATGTCAATTTCAGAAAAACTGGCCGATTTAAACTGGAAAAGAAATCAGGATTGGAAAACGCCTTTTACTCCTGAAAATGCACGCCCTGCAGTTTATACTTTCGATGGGGACGTTTATACCGGTTTGGATGCTTATACAATTCCGGTAGATAAATTAGAGGAGCTGCAAGATAAATTAAGAATCTTATCAGGTCTTTACGGTCTTTTAAAACCATTAGATTTAATGCAGGCCTATCGTTTAGAAATGGGAACTAAAATGCCGGTTGGTGAATCTAAAAACCTGCATGATTTCTGGAAGCCAACAGTTACAAAAGCCTTAAATAAAGAGTTGAAAAAAGATGAATTATTCGTGAATTTAGCAAGTAATGAATATTTTTCTGCTGTTGACGTAAAAGCGTTAAAAGTTCCGGTAATTACTCCGGATTTTAAAGATTATAAAGACGGAAAATTAAAAATGATTAGTTTCTTTGCGAAAAAGGCGAGGGGTATGATGGTTCGTTATATTATTGATACCAATGCTGAGACTATTGATGATCTGAAAGGATTTAATTATGAAGGGTATCAGTTTGATGCTAATCTTTCTAAAGGGAATCATTTGGTTTTTACAAGATAG